A window of Geomonas agri contains these coding sequences:
- a CDS encoding hybrid sensor histidine kinase/response regulator, whose protein sequence is MRAVSKRNQRREINKIVGVYALFGSAWIYLSGYALIWLVSDRHIAEQIEVYKGLMFIMVTSALLYQLISRFVRRLAESVDRLEESEARFQAIYHNVNDALFIHDAATGELVDVNRTMCEMFGYRPEEALGLTVSELSLGEPPYAEEDALQLLRQAATGPPMTVRWRSRKKDGSLFWSEVSLRRADIGGSDRIIVLVRDITARHQIEEALQQNEEILKVLMEEMPAGVGWADESGRIQYLNSYVSDWLGYVSDDHPTLEQLMERALPDRAYRDQVLAAWREEIAKTLESDVPVTPQEAKISCADGSSKHIILNTRLVHHRILFTLTDITKWEAMQKELLKAQKLESLGVLAGGIAHDFNNILTGILGNLSFAELLLDPEHPAQGAVKNAGKASQRAAELAHQLLTFSKGGQPIKKVVPLGRLIEESLALSLHGTKVQTRLELQEGLHAIEADEGQMNQAFSNVIINACQAMPGGGVLTVAAQNARLQANNDQGLPSGDYVKVSFTDQGCGIGYEDQKLIFDPYYSTKPGGSGLGLASVHSIVIKHGGRVEVASAPGAGTTLTFYLPSAGEAVPDEVPPQPERSGKPGEGTVLVMDDEEAIRTLTRDMLQYLGYQVVTCADGEEAVRLYREAAGEGKPFAVAIMDLTIPAGMGGKEAAQQILALDPGARLIVSSGYSNDPVMAEHADYGFCAAVVKPYRCDELQQAMERVLSKP, encoded by the coding sequence ATGCGGGCAGTATCGAAGCGCAACCAAAGGCGCGAGATCAACAAGATCGTCGGGGTCTACGCCCTGTTTGGCAGCGCCTGGATCTACCTTTCCGGCTACGCCCTGATCTGGCTGGTTTCCGACCGTCACATCGCCGAGCAGATCGAGGTCTACAAGGGGCTCATGTTCATCATGGTCACCTCGGCGCTGCTCTACCAGCTGATCTCCCGCTTCGTCCGGCGGCTCGCGGAGTCGGTGGACAGGCTCGAGGAGAGCGAGGCACGCTTCCAGGCCATCTACCACAACGTCAACGACGCCCTCTTTATCCACGATGCCGCCACCGGCGAACTGGTGGACGTAAACCGCACCATGTGCGAGATGTTCGGCTACAGACCGGAAGAGGCCCTGGGCCTGACCGTGTCGGAGTTGAGCCTGGGGGAGCCTCCTTACGCGGAGGAAGACGCGCTACAGCTGTTGCGCCAGGCGGCGACGGGCCCGCCCATGACGGTGCGGTGGCGCAGCAGGAAAAAGGACGGCTCCCTGTTCTGGTCCGAGGTGAGCCTGCGCCGTGCCGACATCGGCGGCAGCGACCGGATCATCGTCCTAGTACGCGACATCACGGCGCGCCACCAGATCGAGGAGGCCCTGCAGCAAAACGAAGAGATCCTCAAGGTTCTCATGGAGGAGATGCCGGCGGGGGTGGGATGGGCCGACGAAAGCGGCAGAATCCAGTACCTCAACAGCTACGTCAGCGACTGGCTGGGCTACGTTTCCGACGACCACCCTACCCTGGAACAGCTGATGGAGCGCGCCCTCCCCGACCGTGCCTACCGCGACCAGGTCCTGGCCGCCTGGCGCGAAGAGATCGCGAAAACCCTCGAGAGCGACGTGCCGGTCACCCCGCAGGAGGCGAAGATCTCGTGCGCCGACGGATCGTCAAAGCACATCATCCTCAACACCCGTCTGGTTCACCACCGCATCCTGTTCACCCTGACCGACATCACCAAATGGGAGGCGATGCAAAAGGAGCTGCTGAAGGCCCAGAAACTGGAATCCCTGGGTGTTCTCGCCGGCGGCATCGCCCACGATTTCAATAACATCCTCACCGGCATCCTCGGAAATCTCTCCTTTGCCGAGCTACTGCTCGACCCGGAACACCCGGCACAGGGTGCGGTAAAGAACGCCGGGAAGGCGTCGCAGCGCGCGGCCGAACTGGCGCACCAGCTGCTGACCTTCTCCAAGGGGGGACAGCCCATCAAGAAGGTGGTCCCGCTGGGGAGGCTCATCGAGGAATCCCTCGCCCTGTCCCTGCACGGCACCAAGGTACAGACCCGGCTGGAACTCCAGGAAGGGCTGCACGCCATCGAAGCGGACGAGGGGCAGATGAACCAGGCGTTCAGCAACGTCATCATCAACGCCTGCCAGGCGATGCCAGGCGGAGGGGTGCTGACCGTTGCTGCGCAGAACGCACGGCTGCAGGCCAACAACGACCAGGGGCTTCCTTCCGGCGATTACGTCAAGGTATCCTTCACCGACCAGGGGTGCGGCATCGGCTACGAGGACCAGAAGCTCATCTTCGACCCCTACTACAGCACCAAACCCGGAGGGAGCGGACTCGGCCTCGCCTCCGTACATTCCATCGTCATCAAACATGGCGGCAGGGTCGAGGTTGCGTCCGCCCCCGGCGCAGGGACCACCCTCACCTTCTACCTTCCCTCCGCCGGTGAAGCGGTGCCGGACGAGGTGCCGCCGCAACCGGAGCGTTCTGGAAAACCGGGTGAAGGTACGGTGCTGGTGATGGACGATGAAGAGGCGATCAGGACGTTGACGCGGGACATGCTGCAGTACCTGGGGTACCAGGTGGTGACGTGCGCCGACGGTGAAGAGGCAGTGAGGCTGTACCGGGAGGCCGCCGGGGAGGGGAAACCTTTCGCGGTAGCCATCATGGACTTAACCATTCCGGCCGGTATGGGGGGCAAAGAGGCGGCGCAGCAGATCCTGGCGCTGGACCCGGGCGCGCGGCTCATCGTGTCGAGCGGCTACTCCAACGATCCGGTCATGGCGGAACATGCCGACTACGGCTTTTGCGCCGCCGTGGTCAAGCCTTACCGCTGCGATGAGCTGCAGCAGGCCATGGAGCGTGTGTTGTCCAAGCCGTGA
- the msrA gene encoding peptide-methionine (S)-S-oxide reductase MsrA: protein MENCATDSRTETAIFAGGCFWCMEPVFDKMPGVLSVLPGYTGGTTPNPSYREVCEGETGHVEAVEIVFDPAQVSYRELLQVFWRNIDPTTKNRQFCDYGSQYQTAVFYLNEQQKREAEESREEAQRENRLGAAVVTEIRPAAEFYPAEEYHRQYYKKEPYHYQRYHDGCGRNWRLKELWGRETE from the coding sequence ATGGAGAACTGTGCAACCGACTCTCGCACCGAAACCGCCATCTTTGCCGGGGGGTGCTTCTGGTGCATGGAGCCGGTATTCGACAAGATGCCCGGGGTGCTCTCAGTGCTCCCCGGCTATACCGGCGGCACCACGCCCAACCCCAGCTACCGGGAGGTCTGCGAAGGGGAGACCGGCCACGTAGAGGCAGTAGAAATCGTCTTCGACCCGGCGCAGGTGAGCTACCGCGAACTGTTGCAGGTGTTCTGGCGCAACATCGACCCCACCACCAAGAACCGCCAGTTTTGCGACTACGGCAGCCAGTACCAGACCGCGGTCTTCTACCTAAACGAGCAACAGAAAAGGGAAGCGGAAGAGAGCAGGGAGGAGGCGCAGCGCGAGAACCGCCTCGGCGCCGCCGTGGTCACCGAGATCAGGCCGGCCGCGGAGTTCTACCCGGCTGAGGAGTACCACCGCCAGTACTACAAGAAGGAGCCCTACCACTACCAGCGCTACCACGACGGCTGCGGCCGGAACTGGAGATTGAAGGAACTGTGGGGACGGGAAACGGAGTAG